CGAGGCGCGCCAGCTGATGCTGAAGGAGCGCATCCGCCACCTGGTCGTCACCGAGGGGGCCCGGCTGGTGGGGATCGTCACCGACCGGGACATCCGTCTGAACCTCCCCTCACAGGCCACGAGCCTCTCGGTCTGGGAGGTGAACTACCTCCTGGCGAAGCTGACTGTGGGCAAGGTGATGTCCCGGACCGTGATCACCGTGGGGCCCGATCGCGAGGCCCACGATGCCGCCCGACTCATGCTCGAGCACAAGATCGGCGCGCTCCCTGTCGTGGACGGTGACCGGGTCGTGGGGATCGTGACCGAGACGGATGTCCTCCGCGCTTTCGTCAAGGGCGCCGAGGAGGTGACAGGACCCAAGGCCTGAGGGGCCGGGCGCGGGGGAGGGTGCCCCATGCCGGGCCTCGTCCTAGTCGTGGACGACGAGGCGGATTTGCGTGTAACCTACGAGCGCCTCCTGAGGCGTCAGGGGTACCGGGTCGTGTGCGCGGGATCGAGGCGTCAGGGGTTGTGGCTCCTGCAGGCCGAGCCCCCTGCACTGGTGGTGTCCGATCTCCGGCTTCCCGACGGAGACGGTCTCGACGTCGTG
This region of Candidatus Rokuibacteriota bacterium genomic DNA includes:
- a CDS encoding CBS domain-containing protein, producing the protein MRVRELMTGAPITVTPEAPVFEARQLMLKERIRHLVVTEGARLVGIVTDRDIRLNLPSQATSLSVWEVNYLLAKLTVGKVMSRTVITVGPDREAHDAARLMLEHKIGALPVVDGDRVVGIVTETDVLRAFVKGAEEVTGPKA
- a CDS encoding response regulator → MPGLVLVVDDEADLRVTYERLLRRQGYRVVCAGSRRQGLWLLQAEPPALVVSDLRLPDGDGLDVVRAARASTVPTPAIVVTGFLSAESRQAAMAAGASAFLVKPFSASGLARVVSEVLETPPL